One window from the genome of Candidatus Limnocylindrales bacterium encodes:
- a CDS encoding DegQ family serine endoprotease yields the protein MFKSKATWVVLGLILLFLVGILDVKVKPSLPSFADERQIQDLQKMSFSFRTVAKKVTPTVVNISVVQTIRPSQFGFRNDPFRDFFGDDFFERFFGIPREFKNRGLGSGVIVSEKGYILTNNHVVGKADEIKVTLADKREFTAKVVGTDPKSDVAVIQIKARDLPVARLGNSDDIEVGDWVVAIGNPFGLNQTVTVGVISAKGRANMGIADYEDFIQTDAAINPGNSGGPLVNLDGEVIGINTAIFSRSGGYQGIGFAIPINMAKSIMQSLIENGKIVRGWLGVQIQPVTEDVARSFGLSKAEGVLVGDVTKGSPAERAGFKRGDIIIRYGNRDVNDPNQLRNMVASTPVGEKVPIEIIRDGHHQTLTVEIAELPAEIASAGTPGKEVSELGIQVQNLTPDLASRLGYEGDHGVVVVEVEPGSLADESGIQRGDLIKEVNRQEVRNLSDYNRAIAKAGKSDQILFLIRRGDSTFYLILKR from the coding sequence ATGTTTAAATCAAAAGCCACCTGGGTAGTCCTAGGACTCATTTTATTATTTCTGGTGGGGATTCTGGATGTAAAGGTAAAGCCATCCTTACCCTCTTTTGCCGATGAAAGGCAAATCCAGGATCTCCAGAAAATGAGTTTTTCTTTTAGAACGGTAGCCAAGAAGGTTACCCCAACGGTTGTTAATATCAGTGTTGTTCAAACTATCAGACCCTCTCAGTTTGGATTTCGTAACGATCCCTTCCGGGATTTCTTCGGAGATGACTTTTTTGAACGGTTCTTTGGGATTCCCAGAGAATTTAAAAATCGAGGTCTGGGTTCCGGGGTCATTGTCAGCGAGAAGGGATATATTCTGACCAATAATCACGTAGTCGGCAAGGCTGACGAGATTAAAGTAACCTTAGCCGACAAGCGAGAATTCACGGCCAAGGTCGTTGGGACCGATCCTAAATCCGATGTAGCCGTCATCCAAATTAAGGCCAGAGACCTTCCAGTGGCCAGACTGGGAAACTCCGATGATATCGAGGTGGGAGATTGGGTCGTTGCCATTGGTAATCCTTTTGGATTGAATCAGACGGTAACTGTTGGAGTCATCAGCGCTAAGGGTCGGGCGAACATGGGTATTGCCGATTATGAAGATTTTATCCAGACAGATGCCGCCATCAACCCCGGAAACAGTGGAGGTCCCCTGGTAAACCTGGATGGGGAGGTTATCGGTATCAATACCGCTATTTTCAGTCGAAGTGGAGGTTATCAGGGAATCGGTTTTGCGATCCCCATTAATATGGCCAAGAGCATCATGCAAAGTCTGATCGAAAATGGTAAAATTGTCCGGGGCTGGCTGGGAGTCCAGATTCAACCCGTTACCGAAGATGTGGCCAGGAGTTTCGGTTTAAGTAAAGCAGAAGGAGTTCTGGTCGGGGATGTAACCAAAGGAAGTCCGGCAGAAAGAGCCGGTTTTAAACGAGGAGATATCATCATCCGGTATGGGAATCGAGATGTCAACGATCCCAATCAACTCCGGAACATGGTAGCCTCAACTCCCGTTGGAGAGAAAGTCCCCATTGAAATCATTCGGGATGGTCATCACCAGACATTAACCGTGGAGATCGCCGAACTTCCTGCAGAGATAGCTTCGGCCGGGACTCCAGGAAAAGAAGTCTCCGAACTTGGAATCCAGGTACAGAACTTAACGCCAGACCTGGCTTCCAGACTGGGTTATGAAGGAGATCATGGCGTGGTGGTAGTTGAGGTAGAACCCGGTAGCCTGGCCGATGAATCCGGAATTCAACGAGGAGATCTCATTAAAGAGGTTAACCGTCAAGAAGTCAGAAACCTCAGCGATTATAACCGGGCCATAGCCAAAGCAGGCAAAAGCGATCAAATTCTGTTTTTGATTCGTCGAGGGGACAGCACCTTCTATCTGATCCTGAAGCGCTAA
- the glk gene encoding glucokinase: protein MILAGDIGGTSTRLAFFKVRNRRLEMVLEKTYPSPEYAGLTEIVTTFISDHKLPIDLACFGIAGPVRQGRVETPNLAWVVEAEDLAHALGLETVNLINDLEAHAYGIAVLKPQDFVVLNPGVPEATGNAAVISAGTGLGEAGLYWDGKQHRPFACEGGHTDFAPQNDLEIELLRYLLTKFEHVSYERVLSGPGLYNIYQFLRDTGRGQEIAWIAEAMRQQDPSTVISQAALTGKCRLCIQALDLFVTIYGAEAGNLALKIMATAGIFLGGGIAPKILSKLKGPLFRKAFTAKGRLSPLLEAIPVRVILNDKTALWGAARYAALQASGL, encoded by the coding sequence ATGATTCTTGCAGGGGATATTGGAGGGACTTCCACACGGCTGGCTTTCTTCAAGGTCAGAAACAGACGCCTGGAGATGGTCCTAGAAAAAACGTATCCCAGTCCGGAATATGCAGGTCTTACCGAAATTGTAACCACGTTTATCTCCGACCATAAACTCCCCATTGACCTGGCCTGCTTTGGCATTGCAGGGCCTGTTCGGCAGGGGCGTGTAGAAACCCCAAATCTGGCCTGGGTGGTGGAAGCCGAGGATCTGGCCCATGCATTGGGTTTGGAGACCGTAAACCTTATCAATGATTTAGAAGCCCATGCCTATGGTATCGCCGTCCTTAAGCCCCAGGATTTTGTCGTTCTCAACCCAGGGGTTCCAGAAGCCACAGGAAACGCTGCCGTTATCTCTGCCGGAACCGGACTCGGTGAAGCCGGATTGTACTGGGATGGCAAACAACATCGCCCCTTTGCCTGTGAAGGAGGTCATACCGATTTCGCACCTCAAAATGATCTGGAAATAGAACTCCTGCGTTATCTGCTGACAAAATTTGAGCATGTCAGTTATGAACGGGTCCTCTCAGGGCCCGGCCTGTACAATATTTACCAATTCTTGCGGGATACGGGACGTGGTCAAGAAATTGCCTGGATTGCCGAGGCCATGCGCCAGCAGGATCCTTCTACCGTTATCTCACAGGCTGCCCTGACCGGTAAATGCCGATTATGCATCCAGGCCTTGGATCTCTTTGTAACCATTTATGGGGCAGAAGCCGGTAACCTCGCCCTGAAAATCATGGCAACCGCCGGTATCTTTCTCGGAGGTGGGATTGCACCCAAGATCCTATCGAAGTTAAAAGGCCCTCTGTTCAGGAAGGCATTTACTGCAAAAGGCCGACTCAGTCCCCTGCTCGAAGCCATTCCGGTACGGGTTATTCTGAACGATAAGACGGCCCTATGGGGTGCAGCCCGTTATGCGGCCTTACAGGCTTCAGGGTTGTAG
- the fumC gene encoding class II fumarate hydratase: MMSDQASSSKMAIRIETDSMGAIEVPADRYYGAQTARSLIHFAIGQDTMPRPIIWAFGILKKAAAEVNRDLGKLPPDKARLIIQAAEEVIEGKLDDHFPLRVWQTGSGTQTNMNVNEVIANRAIELAGGKMGSKYPIHPNDHVNMSQSSNDTFPTAMHIAAATELKRRLIPAVTGLKDALADKAKEFASIIKIGRTHLQDAIPLTLGQEFSGYVAQLEENLNRLENVLPDLYKLALGGTAVGTGFSTHPEFAERGAARIAELTGLPFVSAPNKFAYLAAHDPLVMASGALKTLACSLMKIANDIRWLASGPRCGISELILPENEPGSSIMPGKVNPTQSEALTMVAVQVMGNDAAITFAGSQGNFELNVFKPLIIYNFLHSVTLLSDACLLFTKYCVVGIQPNLPQIQKYVHNSLMLVTALSPYIGYDKAAQVAHKAYKEGKTLREACIELGYLSGEEFDRLVRPEEMIGPRA, encoded by the coding sequence ATGATGTCAGATCAAGCTTCCTCATCAAAGATGGCCATACGTATTGAAACCGATAGTATGGGTGCGATTGAAGTACCCGCAGATCGTTATTACGGAGCACAAACTGCGCGTTCATTGATTCATTTTGCCATCGGCCAGGATACCATGCCTAGGCCAATTATTTGGGCTTTTGGGATTCTCAAAAAAGCTGCCGCAGAGGTAAATCGAGATCTGGGTAAACTCCCTCCGGACAAAGCCAGACTCATTATTCAGGCGGCCGAAGAAGTCATTGAAGGCAAGCTCGATGACCATTTCCCTTTACGGGTTTGGCAGACAGGAAGTGGTACGCAAACCAACATGAACGTCAACGAAGTCATTGCCAACCGGGCCATTGAATTGGCCGGTGGGAAAATGGGAAGCAAATATCCCATCCATCCCAATGATCATGTCAACATGTCCCAATCGTCCAACGATACCTTCCCCACCGCCATGCACATTGCGGCTGCTACGGAGTTAAAACGGCGATTAATTCCAGCAGTTACCGGACTGAAGGACGCTCTGGCAGATAAAGCCAAGGAATTTGCTTCGATTATCAAGATCGGTCGTACCCACCTTCAGGATGCTATTCCTCTCACCCTGGGACAGGAGTTTTCTGGCTATGTGGCCCAACTGGAGGAGAATTTAAACCGTCTGGAAAATGTGCTGCCAGACCTCTACAAACTGGCTTTGGGAGGTACCGCCGTAGGGACAGGATTTAGTACCCATCCTGAGTTTGCCGAGCGAGGAGCTGCCAGGATCGCGGAACTTACAGGCCTTCCCTTTGTCTCGGCACCTAACAAATTTGCCTATCTTGCCGCCCACGATCCTTTGGTAATGGCTTCGGGTGCTTTGAAAACCCTGGCCTGTTCGTTGATGAAGATCGCCAACGATATCCGCTGGCTCGCCTCGGGTCCCCGATGTGGAATCAGTGAGCTTATCCTACCGGAGAATGAACCGGGCTCATCGATTATGCCCGGCAAGGTAAATCCCACCCAAAGTGAAGCCCTGACCATGGTCGCCGTTCAGGTAATGGGTAACGATGCAGCCATTACCTTTGCCGGCTCACAGGGTAATTTTGAATTAAACGTATTTAAACCACTTATCATTTACAACTTTCTCCACTCGGTCACCCTCTTATCCGATGCCTGTCTTCTGTTTACCAAATACTGTGTGGTCGGTATTCAACCGAACCTGCCGCAAATTCAGAAATATGTCCATAATTCCCTGATGTTGGTGACCGCCTTGAGTCCGTATATCGGTTATGATAAAGCTGCCCAGGTCGCCCATAAGGCCTACAAAGAGGGTAAAACCTTACGGGAAGCCTGTATTGAATTGGGGTATCTATCCGGCGAAGAGTTTGATCGACTCGTTCGCCCGGAAGAAATGATCGGGCCTCGGGCCTAA
- the rpiB gene encoding ribose 5-phosphate isomerase B has product MRIAIGADHAGFELKENIKAFLTQLSYQVIDLGTYSSDPVDYPDYAEAVGRALLEGQADRGIVICGSGVGASVAANKIPGIRAGLCHDTYSAHQGVEHDNMNVLVLGARVIGVEMARELVCAYVKASFSGEERHCRRLAKVSALEKRYADQAKS; this is encoded by the coding sequence ATGCGAATTGCCATAGGTGCTGATCATGCAGGGTTCGAACTAAAAGAGAATATAAAAGCTTTTCTGACTCAATTGAGCTATCAGGTGATCGATCTAGGAACTTATAGCTCAGATCCCGTTGATTATCCAGACTATGCCGAGGCGGTTGGACGTGCCCTCCTCGAAGGCCAGGCAGATCGTGGTATTGTAATTTGTGGTAGCGGTGTAGGGGCATCGGTGGCAGCCAACAAGATTCCCGGTATTCGTGCAGGTCTTTGTCATGATACCTACTCGGCTCATCAGGGCGTGGAACACGATAATATGAATGTATTGGTGCTGGGTGCGCGGGTGATCGGGGTAGAGATGGCCCGGGAGTTAGTCTGTGCCTATGTAAAAGCCAGTTTTAGTGGAGAGGAACGGCATTGCCGGCGATTGGCTAAGGTAAGTGCCTTGGAAAAGCGTTACGCCGATCAGGCAAAATCTTGA
- a CDS encoding Hsp20/alpha crystallin family protein has product MAIQRWRPFSALESWGSLERGWDPFRWLSNVQREMNRIFEEAFGDTGLESLSTREWSPAVEVYETKDELVVRAELPGMKQSDIDVSVSDGNLIIRGERKRESEIKEENYYRSEWTYGAFRRSIPLPAGTDPNKIKATYQNGVLEVKLPKPEEAKPKQIKINVQ; this is encoded by the coding sequence ATGGCAATTCAAAGATGGCGTCCATTTTCCGCTTTAGAATCTTGGGGTTCTTTAGAAAGAGGTTGGGATCCCTTTCGATGGCTTTCTAATGTACAGCGTGAAATGAACCGAATATTTGAGGAAGCTTTTGGAGATACCGGGTTAGAATCCCTTAGCACCCGGGAATGGAGTCCTGCCGTAGAAGTATACGAAACGAAGGATGAGCTGGTCGTCAGAGCGGAACTTCCTGGAATGAAGCAGTCAGATATTGACGTATCGGTAAGTGATGGCAACCTCATCATTCGCGGAGAACGTAAACGGGAAAGTGAGATAAAAGAAGAGAATTACTACCGAAGCGAATGGACCTATGGAGCCTTCAGACGATCCATTCCACTTCCGGCAGGGACGGATCCCAATAAGATCAAAGCGACTTATCAGAATGGGGTTTTGGAGGTAAAGTTGCCAAAGCCCGAAGAAGCCAAACCCAAGCAAATCAAAATCAACGTCCAGTAA